TCGACGTGAACGCCAGCGGCTCTGCGTACGAGCTGTCGAACCAGAGCACGTACTCCGCACCCATCACCGACTGATCCGCACGCCTCTAGAGGCCCCCTGGCTCCCACTGGGAGTCTCTTCGTGCGGATTGGTCAGGAGTCGATAGCATCGACAAATGGACCTCCCAGTTCTCGACGCCGAAGTCCTCCTTCGCCCAGGCAAGGCTCATCCCAAGCATCATGAGTTCCTGCAAATGCACTTCGATCCCGACAGGGCGAAGGGCACCGTGTGGCATTACACCGACGCAGCTGGGTTGCTCGGAATTCTCAACTCGGGCCAGTTGTGGGCAACAGCTTCTCTCGCACTGAACGATGCTTCCGAAGTCAGTTACGGGGAACGTCTGATCAAGGAGGTGTGGGCTGCAGCGAACACAGAAGGCCTTCCCGAAGCTTGCAGGCTCTACGTCGAATACGCGCTTGCGTTTGCTTTCGATGACTTCGCGGCGGAAGGTCTCTTTTCGGTCTCAGCAAGCCTCGACGGCGACCTTCTAAGCCAATGGCGAAGTTATGGGGGCGCTGACGGCTTCGCAATCGGCGTCGACGCTGAATCCTCCCTCGCGCCTCGCCTCCCTGGTTCCCTAAACCCACTCGAAGCGCCGCCTGAGACTGCGCCGAACGAGGCGGGTTTCCAACTGGTGTTTGATCCGAGCCGACCACCCTCACAGCTCTTCGTGATGCCCGAGTGGAATGCCGTGAGATACGACCTAGCTTCTCAGTACGCGCTCGCAACAGCTGTGCTACAAGACACAGTCCAAAGCACGCCCGGACCGGAGGGCTGGGAGAAGCGAACGGAGGAGTGGCCATCTCACGTTGTGTCCACACGAAGCTATCTGTTACACGCTGCCGCGCTGATGAAGCACCCTGCATTCGTTGATGAGCGAGAAGTCCGACTGCTGTGCAGCAAGGCGTACGTCGGAGACATCGAAGAGTATCGAGTCCGCGAAGGGCGGTTGATCCCGTACGTTCCCATTGCTAAGGCGAGCGATTCGCACCGCTGGTTCGCAAGCAACTCCGCTCCTCTCCCGATTGTCGCGGTTCGCTACGGCCCGGCAAGTGACGAGCGTGGCTTACGCGTGGCTGCGTCTTTGCTCGCTCGTCGCGGCTACACCAACGTTTCCATCGACCGGTCGTCCATCCCGATCGCTTTCTGAATCGTCAGTTCAGTGCGAACCGTGTATCTGACTGCAAAGCAACAGCCCGAAGCGGCAGTCAGCCGCGGGTGCCACGGTGACCCAATCAGCTTCAGGCAAGCTCCACTAGGCGACTTTCGACTGCCAGACACTCTGGATTGGCGCCGCTTTACGCCAGCATGTCGAACAGTCCAGCGAGTTCTCCTCGCTGGGAGCTGAGATTGAGTTCCGAGTGCTGGCCGGAGAATGACAGACGCCTCCGCGAGGCGCGCGAGCGACAATGCGCTTTGCGCACGACCAGATTGCATCGACGAGAGTCAATGCGTTGCGGCGCAGGCGCACAGCAGCACCAACAAGACGTCGGGCTGCTAGATCGCTGTATTGTTCAGGTCTTCGGAGGCGTCCTGCGGATCGCACGGAGTTTCATCATCTGGTCTTCGCCATGGCTTGTCAGAACCCAGTACTTTCCGTGATCGCTGATCGGGCGGCGCTTCGTTCCACGAGTTATGACGCCGACGGCAAAAAACTGCACAAGCAAGTCTTCTACGACCTCCTTCTGCACTTCAAGGAGCGAGACGCGTTTCCCCAGTCGACCTGCGAAGGCCTCCTCGGCTTCCTTCGCCCGCGTATTTACCCAGGCATTGAGAACCTTGACTAGTTCAGGTTCGCTTGCTTCGTGCAGGAGCGCCGGGCCTACCACCTGCAGCAGGTGGTTCCAGGTTGCGGATAGCTTGGGTGCCCAGCGAATCGGGCTCTCGCGCCAGTCGGGATCGCCATCCTCATCCACCTGATTCTTGCGGTAGCCAGTGAACAGCGTGGCCACCCTATAAATGTCCTCGCCCTGGGCAAGGTCCTGACTGCCCTCCAGACGTGCAGAGGTCGAGGTCTGCGATTCTTGTGTGAGTTCCGCCACGCGAGCGCGAAGCTCGGCAATCTCCGTCTTCTGCTCTGGTGTCATCGCCTGGCTGGCTCTCACCCATCCCTCTGCAGGATAGTGTTCCCGCGTTTCCATCAAAGCCAGCGCAACGTGCCCGGGAAGCTCGGCGGGAGTGTTCCAGTACTTCACCACCCGAGCGGCCTCGACCTTCTCACGGAACGCGTCGAGCTTCTCGCGACGTTCCTTGTCAAGCTCGATCTGATCGCCCGTGAGCTTCCCCGGCTCGCCATGAAGGAAGGCCATGATCGGCTTGCCAATCGATTCCGCGTAGTCGAACTCCATCTCGGTGTAACTGAGTTCCGTCGTGGGGTCGAGCGAACCGTACTTGCCGCCGATCACGAGGACGTAGTAGTCGCATTCGTTGATCACCCGCTGGATCAGTCGCCACTTCTCGTCGTTGCCCGCCGGGAATAGCTCCATCCCAGCCGGAATGCAACCTGCTATGAGGAGCGCCTGAATCACAGACTGACGTTCGTCTCGGAGGTCAAGGTATGTAGAACTGACGAACACTTGCTCTCGACGATCCCCAGGCATGAGATGAGACTATCTAGTCATCTCATTCCTAGGGTCGAGAAGCGCGGTACGGCCTAGCGCACGCGAAAGTCTGTCAGGCCGGATCGACGCTCACGGCGCTTCGTCTACGTCATCCGGAGCGATCAAGAAGTGCCGGAATGCATCCTCCCGAACCCACTTGTCGATCGCGGCGCGATGATCTTCGTACAGCCACAGGAGCCCGCTCTCGTACTCGACAGGACCACCTGCCCCAGCGACACTGCAAAGTCTATGCATAGCGGATGCGCTGGCGTAGGGCGCCGCCCGCTCCGAGGAGAGCGGTTGCCACGTCCAATCTTGTGAACACTGGTGGGCGGAAGCTCGTCAACCACAGCGCCCCGGTGGTTCAGGTCGAGATCGACCACGAGGCAGTCAGTCGTCGTACCGCCTATGTTCGCGTCTGGGCGTCCGCCAAAAATCCGCCGGACCTTGTCGGGGTTCCGGCTGGCGTCGTGCACTCCGTGACCGAGCTGGCCGGTGCACTCGCCGCGCTCCTTCGAAGTTTTTGGGTGAGGGTTTGCGATTGTGGGCGTCTTGTTACTGGCCCGAAGCGGAAATAGGTCACCCCTCCTTGCCGATCGGGCTGCGGAAGCGAGAACATCCGGGGCCGAGTCGTCACCGACAAACCGTGCTATCTCAGGTGGGAGGCGAACCATCAGCGGATCACCGCCTGGACGAGGGCCACCGCGAGGATGAGTCCGGACAGGCCCGCCGCCCCGCACACGGTAAGCCGGAATCCCGTCGCAGCGTCAGGCTTGCCCGGTAGGCAACGACGCAGGCGGTGTGGAGGATGGATAGCGCCCATGCCGACCTCACCTCCTCGGGTACGTCAGCAAGCGGTGCGGACATCCGGGACAGCAGGCGCGCCAACTCTTCGGAGGGAAGCGGTTGCGCTTCCTTATATGTGGTCGGTGAAGTTGCGCCGTGCACTCCCTCGAAAGGGGTAGAAACGACAAAACGCACCCCATACCCGAACCCGCAACCGCTGGGAAGGGACGCATTGCATCGATCCGAGGTAAGTCGGATCTTCCTCCTTCATGGGATAAGGCGTGCGCTAGGCGGGAGTGCTCACCGCCCAGACCAAGCCAGCGACCGGTGAGTCGCCCCTGGGCTGTACCGGCTGCCCGGCGGGGCCATTTTTTACCAGCAAGGGGGACCACACAATCTGTGGAGAAGGACGAAGAGTCGTGATCGAGTCAGACATGACGACGCCCAGATGCTCTAGCCCTTGGGGGCGCCTACACCACCCTAGGAACGTGCCTCGTGGCTGTTTTACCAGGTGAGAAAGAATTCTAAGTGGCGTATGGCTTCGACCCGTGGATCATCGCGCGCTGCGCTAGCCACCTAACCAGCATGATCTCGGGCCCCATCGTCCGAGTCTCATCGCTAGTCGGGAGAAGTAGCTCAAGTCCGGATCCTTCGTCGAGATCTTTCGTATGCACGATGCGATTTCGGATCTGGTAGATACGGGTCGCGAGCTGCTCATGAAGGTCTTGCTTTAGATTCACCCGCTGAACGCCCTTCATCGACTGCTTACTGCGAGTGAAGTGGTCCTTTTGATCTTCCGCTTCGATGTAGGCCCGCAGATCGTCATCATCGACGCATGTCCTTAGAGTCGCCCGCAGCTGATCCAATTCGTTCCGGATGCCGTAGTGAGCCTCCGCGGTGGCACTGATTAGGCGGTCTAGGTGTGCGCTGTCACTGATGTCAAAGCTCGGATCTTTGAGCTTCGTCCGAAGTCGATGGATGACTGCTTCGCGGTTGAATTGCGGGAAGTAGAACTCAAGCACCTGGTAGTACGCCAGGAACTGCACGAGGGGCAACTCGTTCGCACCGTTCCCGTACCAGTAGAGCGTCTTCGGCTCGTCGTCGTAGCGGTTACGCGGGAATGCCACTGGAGGGCCTTCGAGATCAACCGGGACCGATGCAATCCGTCCCCCGAGTTCGACGACTTCAATACTCACGCCGTGTGTGAAGTCGAGCTCTGTTAGGAAGTCGCGGACCGGTCCGTCGATCAGCGCGTCCGCAGAGGGGCCAGTCGCCCCCTCGCGATGCCGGACTCTAATAGACAGTGGCGAGTCTTGCAGGAAGTGTCCGAGCCCGAACAGAAGATCCGACTCTGGGGCTAGCTCTAGGCTGCAA
The sequence above is drawn from the Candidatus Microbacterium colombiense genome and encodes:
- a CDS encoding DUF4062 domain-containing protein; the protein is MPGDRREQVFVSSTYLDLRDERQSVIQALLIAGCIPAGMELFPAGNDEKWRLIQRVINECDYYVLVIGGKYGSLDPTTELSYTEMEFDYAESIGKPIMAFLHGEPGKLTGDQIELDKERREKLDAFREKVEAARVVKYWNTPAELPGHVALALMETREHYPAEGWVRASQAMTPEQKTEIAELRARVAELTQESQTSTSARLEGSQDLAQGEDIYRVATLFTGYRKNQVDEDGDPDWRESPIRWAPKLSATWNHLLQVVGPALLHEASEPELVKVLNAWVNTRAKEAEEAFAGRLGKRVSLLEVQKEVVEDLLVQFFAVGVITRGTKRRPISDHGKYWVLTSHGEDQMMKLRAIRRTPPKT